The following coding sequences are from one Streptomyces angustmyceticus window:
- a CDS encoding gamma-aminobutyraldehyde dehydrogenase — MTTALRRLRNYIDGEFRDAADGRTTEVVNPATGEAYATAPLSAAADVDAAMAAAEAAFPAWRDLIPAERQKVLLKIADRFEERAEELIAAESENCGKPLALVRSEEIPPMVDQIRFFAGAARMLEGRASGEYMEGFTSIIRREPVGVCAQVAPWNYPMMMAVWKFAPALAAGNTVVIKPSDTTPASTVLIADIIGSVLDELGHPRGVFNVICGDRETGRLMVEHKVPAMASITGSVRAGMQVAESASKDLKRVHLELGGKAPVVVFEDTDIPKAVEDISVAGYFNAGQDCTAATRVLVHESIHDEFVAALAKAAAETKTGAVDDEDVLYGPLNNANQLKQVKGFIERLPAHAKIEAGGEQVGDKGYFFAPTVISGLKQDDEIVQQEVFGPVITVQSFADEKQAVEWANGVEYALASSVWTKDHARAMRMSKTLDFGCVWINTHIPLVAEMPHGGFKKSGYGKDLSAYGFDDYTRIKHVMTSLDG; from the coding sequence GTGACCACCGCACTGCGTCGTCTGCGCAACTACATCGACGGGGAGTTCCGGGACGCCGCCGACGGGCGGACCACGGAGGTGGTCAACCCCGCGACGGGTGAGGCGTACGCCACCGCCCCGCTCTCGGCCGCCGCCGACGTGGACGCGGCCATGGCGGCCGCCGAGGCCGCCTTCCCCGCCTGGCGCGACCTGATCCCGGCCGAGCGCCAGAAGGTCCTGCTCAAGATCGCCGACCGCTTCGAGGAGCGGGCGGAGGAGCTGATCGCCGCCGAGTCCGAGAACTGCGGCAAGCCGCTCGCGCTCGTACGCTCCGAGGAAATCCCGCCGATGGTGGACCAGATCCGCTTCTTCGCGGGTGCCGCCCGGATGCTGGAGGGCCGCGCGTCCGGCGAGTACATGGAGGGCTTCACCTCCATCATCCGCCGTGAGCCGGTCGGCGTCTGCGCCCAGGTCGCGCCGTGGAACTACCCGATGATGATGGCCGTGTGGAAGTTCGCCCCGGCGCTGGCCGCGGGCAACACCGTCGTCATCAAGCCGTCCGACACCACCCCGGCCTCCACGGTCCTGATCGCCGACATCATCGGCAGCGTGCTGGACGAACTGGGCCACCCCCGCGGCGTGTTCAACGTCATCTGCGGTGACCGCGAGACCGGACGCCTGATGGTCGAGCACAAGGTCCCCGCGATGGCCTCGATCACCGGCTCCGTGCGGGCCGGCATGCAGGTCGCCGAGTCCGCCTCCAAGGACCTCAAGCGGGTCCACCTGGAGCTGGGCGGCAAGGCGCCGGTCGTCGTCTTCGAGGACACCGACATCCCCAAGGCCGTCGAGGACATCTCGGTGGCCGGCTACTTCAACGCCGGCCAGGACTGTACGGCCGCCACCCGCGTCCTGGTCCACGAGTCCATCCACGACGAGTTCGTCGCCGCGCTGGCCAAGGCCGCCGCGGAGACCAAGACCGGCGCGGTCGACGACGAGGACGTGCTCTACGGCCCGCTGAACAACGCCAACCAGCTGAAGCAGGTCAAGGGCTTCATCGAGCGGCTGCCCGCGCACGCCAAGATCGAGGCCGGCGGCGAACAGGTCGGCGACAAGGGCTACTTCTTCGCCCCGACCGTCATCTCGGGCCTCAAGCAGGACGACGAGATCGTCCAGCAGGAGGTCTTCGGCCCGGTCATCACCGTCCAGTCGTTTGCCGACGAGAAGCAGGCGGTCGAGTGGGCCAACGGCGTCGAGTACGCCCTCGCGTCCTCGGTGTGGACCAAGGACCACGCCCGCGCCATGCGGATGTCCAAGACCCTCGACTTCGGCTGCGTGTGGATCAACACCCACATCCCGCTGGTCGCCGAGATGCCGCACGGCGGATTCAAGAAGTCCGGCTACGGCAAGGACCTCTCGGCCTACGGCTTCGACGACTACACCCGCATCAAGCACGTGATGACCTCGCTGGACGGCTGA
- a CDS encoding aspartate aminotransferase family protein — protein sequence MSGDLSKTAYDHLWMHFTRMSSYENAPVPTIVRGEGTNIYDDKGKRYIDGLAGLFVVNAGHGRVELAETAYKQAQELAFFPVWSYAHPKAVELAERLAHHAPGDLNKVFFTTGGGEAVETAWKLAKQYFKLTGKPMKHKVISRAVAYHGTPQGALSITGLPGLKAPFEPLVPGAHKVPNTNIYRAPIHGDDPEAFGRWAADQIEQQILFEGPETVAAVFLEPVQNAGGCFPPPPGYFQRVREICDQYDVLLVSDEVICAFGRLGTMFGCEKFGYVPDMITCAKGMTSGYSPIGACIVSDRLAEPFYKGDNTFLHGYTFGGHPVSAAVGVANLDIFEREGLNKHVLDNEGNFLSTLQKLHDLPIVGDVRGNGFFYGIELVKDKATKESFNEEETERVLYGFLSKALYDNGLYCRADDRGDPVIQLAPPLIADQPVFDEIEQILRSVLTEAWTKL from the coding sequence ATGAGCGGCGACCTCTCCAAGACGGCATACGACCACCTGTGGATGCACTTCACCCGCATGTCGTCGTACGAGAATGCCCCCGTGCCCACGATCGTGCGCGGTGAGGGCACCAACATCTACGACGACAAGGGCAAGCGCTACATCGACGGGCTCGCCGGCCTCTTCGTGGTCAACGCCGGCCACGGCCGGGTCGAGCTCGCCGAGACCGCCTACAAGCAGGCGCAGGAGCTGGCCTTCTTCCCCGTGTGGTCCTACGCCCACCCCAAGGCCGTGGAGCTCGCCGAGCGCCTGGCCCACCACGCGCCGGGCGACCTGAACAAGGTCTTCTTCACCACCGGTGGCGGCGAGGCCGTCGAGACCGCCTGGAAGCTGGCCAAGCAGTACTTCAAGCTCACCGGCAAGCCGATGAAGCACAAGGTGATATCCCGGGCCGTCGCCTACCACGGCACCCCGCAGGGCGCCCTGTCCATCACCGGCCTGCCCGGCCTGAAGGCCCCCTTCGAGCCGCTGGTCCCCGGCGCGCACAAGGTCCCGAACACCAACATCTACCGCGCCCCGATCCACGGCGACGACCCCGAGGCCTTCGGCCGCTGGGCCGCCGACCAGATCGAGCAGCAGATCCTCTTCGAGGGCCCCGAGACCGTCGCCGCGGTCTTCCTGGAGCCGGTGCAGAACGCCGGCGGCTGCTTCCCGCCGCCCCCCGGCTACTTCCAGCGGGTCCGCGAGATCTGCGACCAGTACGACGTGCTGCTCGTCTCCGACGAGGTCATCTGCGCTTTCGGCCGCCTCGGCACGATGTTCGGCTGCGAGAAGTTCGGCTACGTACCGGACATGATCACCTGCGCCAAGGGCATGACCTCGGGCTACTCCCCGATCGGCGCCTGCATCGTCTCGGACCGCCTGGCCGAGCCGTTCTACAAGGGCGACAACACCTTCCTGCACGGCTACACCTTCGGCGGCCACCCGGTCTCCGCGGCCGTCGGTGTCGCCAACCTCGACATCTTCGAGCGCGAGGGCCTCAACAAGCACGTCCTCGACAATGAGGGCAACTTCCTGAGCACCCTGCAGAAGCTGCACGACCTGCCGATCGTCGGCGACGTCCGCGGCAACGGCTTCTTCTACGGCATCGAGCTCGTCAAGGACAAGGCCACCAAGGAGTCCTTCAACGAGGAGGAGACCGAGCGCGTCCTGTACGGCTTCCTCTCCAAGGCGCTGTACGACAACGGCCTCTACTGCCGCGCCGACGACCGTGGCGACCCGGTCATCCAGCTGGCCCCGCCGCTGATCGCGGACCAGCCGGTCTTCGACGAGATCGAGCAGATCCTGCGCTCCGTCCTCACCGAGGCCTGGACCAAGCTCTGA
- a CDS encoding Lrp/AsnC family transcriptional regulator translates to MNDVAASRKSDDRTGTPSIDSVSLAIIEQLQEDGRRPYAAIGKAVGLSEAAVRQRVQKLLDQGVMQIVAVTDPLTVGFRRQAMVGINVEGDLDPVADALTTMEEVEYVVMTAGSFDLLIEIVCEDDDHLLEMINKRIRTLPGVRSTESFVYLKLRKQTYTWGTR, encoded by the coding sequence GTGAACGACGTGGCGGCCTCTCGAAAAAGTGATGACAGAACCGGAACCCCGTCGATCGACTCCGTCTCCCTGGCGATCATCGAGCAGCTCCAGGAGGACGGGCGCCGTCCGTACGCCGCCATCGGCAAGGCCGTCGGCCTGTCCGAAGCGGCGGTACGCCAGCGCGTACAGAAACTGCTCGATCAAGGCGTGATGCAGATCGTCGCGGTCACCGACCCCCTCACGGTCGGTTTCCGCCGGCAGGCAATGGTCGGCATCAACGTCGAAGGCGACCTCGACCCCGTGGCCGACGCCCTGACGACCATGGAAGAGGTCGAGTACGTCGTCATGACGGCAGGCTCCTTCGATCTCCTCATCGAGATCGTCTGCGAGGACGACGACCACCTCCTGGAAATGATCAACAAGCGGATCCGCACGCTTCCCGGCGTCCGATCCACCGAGAGCTTCGTGTACCTCAAGCTCCGCAAGCAGACCTACACCTGGGGAACGAGATAG
- a CDS encoding LOG family protein, with product MTDVQSNSESSASRRFPAHDDNHDHEIESLPEFDRVVAAGSLAGHRVQSVDLTDRTFALLSTDTTESVFLGCAMEPDAAAKIRAGGSLVFPPVPDLPFDPYRGSLYGPDELFEGLAGSGYDATPDARAYRWYQETKSDGDIFASMLRSIHDDAVSDALDEHLAGAQVVGIMGGHALRRESADYAGAARLGRRLTRSGLTVATGGGPGAMEAANLGAYAAPFEDEMLDEALERLAKAPHFSESVTEWARAAFDIRRSRPGGGASAGIPTWFYGHEPPNVFASHIAKYFVNAVREDGLLARSNAGVVFLPGAAGTVQEIFDNATPNYYQSRGEPTPMVLVDRAHWTERLPTWPLLQALAADRPMAARIALVDSVDEAPEALARLRSESVS from the coding sequence ATGACGGACGTGCAGTCGAATTCAGAGTCCTCAGCGTCCCGCCGTTTCCCGGCCCACGACGACAACCACGACCACGAGATCGAATCCCTGCCGGAGTTCGACCGGGTGGTCGCCGCGGGCAGCCTCGCCGGACACCGCGTCCAGTCGGTCGATCTGACGGACCGTACGTTCGCGCTGCTCAGCACGGACACCACGGAGTCCGTGTTCCTCGGCTGCGCGATGGAGCCGGACGCCGCCGCCAAGATACGGGCCGGCGGCTCCCTGGTCTTCCCGCCCGTGCCGGACCTGCCGTTCGATCCCTACCGCGGCAGCCTGTACGGCCCGGACGAGCTCTTCGAGGGGCTGGCCGGGTCCGGCTACGACGCCACCCCGGACGCCCGCGCCTACCGCTGGTACCAGGAGACCAAGTCGGACGGCGACATCTTCGCCTCGATGCTGCGCAGCATCCACGACGACGCCGTCTCGGACGCCCTCGACGAACACCTCGCCGGTGCGCAGGTGGTGGGCATCATGGGCGGCCACGCCCTGCGGCGGGAATCGGCGGACTACGCGGGCGCGGCCCGGCTCGGGCGCCGGCTCACCCGCAGCGGTCTGACCGTCGCGACCGGCGGCGGCCCCGGCGCGATGGAGGCGGCGAACCTCGGGGCGTACGCCGCGCCCTTCGAGGACGAGATGCTCGACGAGGCGCTGGAACGTCTCGCCAAGGCACCGCACTTCTCCGAATCGGTCACCGAGTGGGCGCGGGCCGCCTTCGACATCCGGCGGAGCCGTCCGGGCGGCGGGGCCTCGGCAGGCATTCCCACCTGGTTCTACGGCCATGAGCCGCCGAACGTCTTCGCGTCCCACATAGCCAAGTACTTCGTCAACGCGGTGCGCGAGGACGGTCTGCTGGCGCGTTCCAACGCCGGCGTGGTGTTCCTCCCGGGCGCGGCCGGAACCGTCCAGGAGATCTTCGACAACGCGACGCCCAACTACTACCAGTCGCGGGGCGAGCCGACCCCGATGGTGCTGGTCGACCGCGCGCACTGGACCGAGCGGCTCCCCACCTGGCCCCTCCTCCAGGCCCTCGCGGCGGACCGCCCCATGGCGGCCAGGATCGCCCTGGTCGACTCGGTGGACGAGGCTCCGGAGGCGCTGGCCCGGCTCCGCTCCGAGAGCGTTTCCTGA
- a CDS encoding ABC transporter ATP-binding protein — MVAPPDNDVLWARGLHHTHGGTSALAGVSVGVREGEILAVTGPRGSGKTTLLKCLSGQLVPSEGEIWFNSAPVHTLSSPSRERLRLDRFGWIDTEPHLVPELTAWENAALPLLLRGTGTRAAKHTAVEWLDRLDVGMCARRRPGQLDQSQRQRVAIARALATTPQVLFADEPTAPLHRSDGTQVLRTLTTAARSHQITVVLATHDPDIATLADRSLALLDGRQSSAAPEATGPSDEESRAACSLSV; from the coding sequence ATGGTGGCCCCGCCTGACAACGACGTTCTCTGGGCCCGCGGCCTGCACCACACGCACGGCGGCACCTCGGCCCTCGCCGGAGTCTCCGTCGGCGTCCGCGAAGGCGAGATCCTCGCCGTCACCGGCCCGCGCGGCAGCGGCAAGACCACCCTCCTGAAATGTCTCTCCGGTCAACTGGTCCCGTCCGAGGGCGAGATCTGGTTCAACAGCGCCCCCGTGCACACGCTCTCCTCCCCCAGCCGCGAACGGCTGCGCCTGGACCGGTTCGGCTGGATCGACACCGAGCCGCACCTCGTTCCCGAACTCACCGCCTGGGAGAACGCAGCTCTCCCCCTCCTGCTCCGGGGCACCGGTACCCGCGCCGCCAAGCACACCGCCGTCGAATGGCTGGACCGCCTCGACGTCGGCATGTGCGCGCGGCGCCGACCCGGCCAGCTCGACCAGTCCCAGCGCCAGCGCGTCGCCATCGCCCGCGCGCTCGCCACCACCCCCCAGGTGCTGTTCGCCGACGAACCGACCGCGCCGCTGCACCGTTCCGACGGCACCCAGGTGCTGCGCACCCTCACCACCGCGGCCCGCTCGCACCAGATCACCGTCGTCCTGGCGACCCACGACCCGGACATCGCCACGCTCGCCGACCGGTCCCTGGCACTCCTCGACGGCCGCCAGTCCAGCGCCGCGCCCGAGGCCACCGGGCCCTCCGATGAGGAAAGCAGGGCAGCGTGCTCGCTCTCCGTCTAG